One genomic segment of Nitrospirota bacterium includes these proteins:
- a CDS encoding 30S ribosomal protein S7 has product MSRRRLFGTREIQPDPRFRDKLVGKFVNILMSAGKKSTAERVCFGAFDLIQEKTGNDPLKVFKAAIDNVKPVVEVKSRRVGGASYQVPVEIRPVRRMTLALRWIAEYAKARGGKSMAEKLAGELLDAANNTGASVKKREDVHRMAEANKAFAHYRW; this is encoded by the coding sequence ATGTCACGTAGACGGTTATTTGGAACGAGAGAAATCCAGCCGGATCCGCGCTTCCGGGACAAGCTGGTCGGAAAGTTTGTCAATATTCTGATGAGTGCTGGCAAGAAGAGCACGGCCGAGCGAGTGTGCTTTGGGGCCTTCGATCTGATTCAGGAAAAGACCGGCAACGATCCGCTCAAGGTCTTCAAGGCCGCTATTGACAATGTCAAGCCGGTGGTTGAGGTGAAGTCCCGCCGGGTGGGTGGCGCGTCATATCAGGTGCCGGTGGAGATCCGCCCGGTGCGCCGCATGACCTTGGCCTTGCGCTGGATCGCTGAATATGCGAAGGCGCGGGGCGGCAAGAGCATGGCTGAGAAGCTTGCGGGTGAATTGCTCGATGCTGCGAATAATACGGGCGCGTCGGTCAAGAAACGCGAGGACGTGCATCGGATGGCGGAGGCCAACAAGGCCTTCGCACATTACCGCTGGTAG